GAGATCGAACTCGGCCGGGCTGAGGTGGGTGCGCAGGTGATTGAGGCGCTCCGGATCCACGCGAGCGTCATAGTCGAAGATCCGCTGATCAGGGTCGGCCATAAACACGGTCTTTGACCGCGTCGACAGCGCCTTGACCAGCGCCCACTGCGCGTCATCGGTGTCCTGGAACTCGTCCAGGATGATCACGGGGTACTTGTTGGCGAGCAGCGATGCAATCGACGCGCTGCCAGCAACGAGTTGGGCGGCAGCGGCTGCGAACTGTCCGAATGTGAAGCGGCCGTCATCGCGCGCAAGACGTTCGGCCTCAGCGCCCCAGTCACCATCGAAGGCAGCCTTGGCGAGGTTCTCCTCGCCGGGATAGACAATGCGCGGAACGCTCCCGGTAAGCATGCGACCGTGCGCTCGAAGAATGTCCATGGCGAACGCATGGTAGGTGCGCACGGCGATCTGCCGCCGCTCGTCCGAGCGCAAGATGTCACGGCAGCGGATCTCGACCTGGCGGACGGCTGCGCGAGAGAAACTGAGGAACAGGATCTCTTGGCCAGGTTCTAGGGCGGGAATCATCTCCTGGGCTTTCAGCAGCGACAGCGTGGTCTTGCCGGAGCCGGGGCCGCCGAGTACCAGGACAGGGCAGTCGCGATCCAGCGCTTCCTGGGCGGTCTTGGAAAGCTGCACCTCCACGGTGCCTACTCCTCGGGCTCCGCGGCGTCGGCCGTCGGCGCAGAAGTGTCGTCATCCAGTATCAACTCAGGCTGGTCCTGGAGCTGCTCGTTGATGATCAGGAGCGCATCACGGATGAAGGCCGGCAGTTCGGCCTCGGTCTCGCACTGCTCGATGAGCGTTCCGGTGTACCCGAAGCCGAACGCATCGCCCTTGCGAGCCTTCAGCACCTTCGCTGCCAACTCGGCCAAGTCGCCGTCAGCAACCTGGTCAGCCACGTATGGGTGGCTTGACGGGTAGTCGTCGCGCCGCACGACTTCGTCGAGGAAGCTTCGCAGCACTCGCGTCGGAACCTGCTTCACGAGGATCTGCTCGATGCCGGTCTCCGGTGATTCCCAGAACTCGTCGAACGACTTGATGTTCTCCGTCGCGTCCGCTGCATCCGGGGCGTTCAGCTTGTCGCGCATGCCGTAAACCCGCTTGCCGAGCGCCTTGAAGATCGGGGCGTAGCGCGGGACTTCGCGGTCATTACCTGCGTTGAAGAGGGTGACTCCGGTGAGGTCGACGTGCGAGTAGTCGTCTCGGAAGCGTTCGAGCGCCGAGGAGACGGCGTGCACGGTAACCATCTCCGTCTGTCCCTCGAGGACAAAGACGGCACGGCTCAGTATCGCTTCGGCAAACTGGCGGCGTTGCGTGCGGTAGGTCTTCGGCTTGACGCTCGCGGTATCGATTGGCGCGCCGGAGACGGTGTCTCCGTCACGCGAGAGGATGACCACGTTCTCCGGGTCGAATTGCTCGATGACGTAGGGCGAGTGAGACGTAACGATCGACTGTCCCATCTGTTGCACCACGTACTTCGTCACGCGCCGCTGGGTGTGTGGAGGAAGCGCGATCTCCGGCTCCTCCATCACGAAGATGACCGACTGGTCTTCCTTGAGATCCGCGATAATCGTCAGCAACGCAAAGACCAGCAGGTTGATCGAGCCGGTGCCCTGCTTGGCAAACGGTACTGAGTGGTTGCTCGGTTGCGTCGCAACGAAGAGCCGCACGACCTCGCGCAGATGCTCGCGCGTCAGATCTGAGGCGAAGAACGCGGCAGAGTCCTCACCTGGGGCCAGGTTGACGAACTTACCGAGACGCGTGCGGATGTTCTCTCGGATGACCTTGAGCTGTTCGATCTCTCCGATAGCCGGATCGAGGTCTTGCAGCGCGCCAAGCGCGTCCCGCCACATCTCCGCTGCGCCCTCACCGCCGAGTCGGAGAATGGTGTCGAGCAGCGAACCGCGCTGCAGGCTGAGCGCACGAGATCCCGTGCGCAGCGCTCGCAAGAAGATGAAGCCGCAAAGCCGCTTGTGCGCACGGCTGAACTGTGCACGGCCCGCTCCGAGTGATGCGCGCTCATCTTCGTCGAGCTCGTCGAACCCGGGTAGCGGGTGGTCGAAGAAAGTGTCCCCGATGAAGTCGTCCTCTTCACGGTCATAGCGCCCGATGAAGATGACGGGGAGTGCCCAGACGATTCCATCGCCGTCGGCAGATTGGAGGCTGTCGGGTTCTTCATCGATGAACGAGAGCGCCTCGTCGTCCCAGCGTCGAACGTGCTGGAAGAACCGGCGCAGCTGCTCGTCCGAGAGGTCAGTGAGCACTGCGCGCACGCGAATCTCACGTGGGCCGCCCTCATCGCCGAGGTAGTCACCGTGGGAGAAGTCATGCTCGTCGATGACCGGTCTGCGATAGAGGCGCTCTGGCCCCAGGACCACCTCCAGCGCTTCGCACACCGTGGACTTGCCGATGTTGTTTCCGCCGACCAGCAGAGTGTGCTGTTGGAAGACCACCCGGCCCTCTGTGAT
This is a stretch of genomic DNA from Flaviflexus salsibiostraticola. It encodes these proteins:
- a CDS encoding ATP-dependent nuclease; translation: MRVRKLEIENFRGITEGRVVFQQHTLLVGGNNIGKSTVCEALEVVLGPERLYRRPVIDEHDFSHGDYLGDEGGPREIRVRAVLTDLSDEQLRRFFQHVRRWDDEALSFIDEEPDSLQSADGDGIVWALPVIFIGRYDREEDDFIGDTFFDHPLPGFDELDEDERASLGAGRAQFSRAHKRLCGFIFLRALRTGSRALSLQRGSLLDTILRLGGEGAAEMWRDALGALQDLDPAIGEIEQLKVIRENIRTRLGKFVNLAPGEDSAAFFASDLTREHLREVVRLFVATQPSNHSVPFAKQGTGSINLLVFALLTIIADLKEDQSVIFVMEEPEIALPPHTQRRVTKYVVQQMGQSIVTSHSPYVIEQFDPENVVILSRDGDTVSGAPIDTASVKPKTYRTQRRQFAEAILSRAVFVLEGQTEMVTVHAVSSALERFRDDYSHVDLTGVTLFNAGNDREVPRYAPIFKALGKRVYGMRDKLNAPDAADATENIKSFDEFWESPETGIEQILVKQVPTRVLRSFLDEVVRRDDYPSSHPYVADQVADGDLAELAAKVLKARKGDAFGFGYTGTLIEQCETEAELPAFIRDALLIINEQLQDQPELILDDDTSAPTADAAEPEE